The Pan troglodytes isolate AG18354 chromosome 17, NHGRI_mPanTro3-v2.0_pri, whole genome shotgun sequence genome includes a region encoding these proteins:
- the RNMT gene encoding mRNA cap guanine-N7 methyltransferase isoform X1, whose protein sequence is MANSTKAEEYEKMSLEQAKVSVNSETESSFNINENTTASGTGLSEKTSVCRQVDTARKRKEFEDDLVKESSSCGEDTPSKKRKLDPEIVPEEKDCGDAEGNSKKRKRETEDVPKDKSSTGDGTQNKRKIALEDVPEKQKNLEEGHSSTVAAHYNELQEVGLEKRSQSRIFYLRNFNNWMKSVLIGEFLEKVRQKKKRDITVLDLGCGKGGDLLKWKKGRINKLVCTDIADVSVKQCQQRYEDMKNRRDSEYIFSAEFITADSSKELLIDKFRDPQMCFDICSCQFVCHYSFESYEQADMMLRNACERLSPGGYFIGTTPNSFELIRRLEASETESFGNEIYTVKFQKKGDYPLFGCKYDFNLEGVVDVPEFLVYFPLLNEMAKKYNMKLVYKKTFLEFYEEKIKNNENKMLLKRMQALEPYPANESSKLVSEKVDDYEHAAKYMKNSQVRLPLGTLSKSEWEATNEKTNNLAKITELTCG, encoded by the exons ATGgcaaattctacaaaagcagAAGAATATGAAAAGATGTCTCTTGAACAGGCAAAAGTGTCAGTGAATTCTGAAACAGAGTCTTCATTCAATATTAATGAAAACACAACAGCTTCTGGGACTGGGCTTTCTGAAAAGACTTCTGTCTGTAGGCAAGTAGAcacagcaagaaagagaaaagagtttGAAGATGATCTTGTAAAGGAAAGTTCTAGTTGTGGGGAAGACACTCCATCCAAGAAGAGAAAACTTGATCCTGAAATTGTCCCAGAGGAAAAAGATTGTGGTGATGCTGAAGGcaattcaaagaaaagaaaaagagaaactgaggATGTTCCAAAAGATAAATCTTCTACTGGAGATGGCactcaaaataagagaaaaatagcaCTTGAGGATGTTCCTGAAAAGCAGAAA aatctGGAAGAAGGACACAGCTCGACAGTGGCTGCCCATTACAATGAACTTCAGGAAGTTGGTTTGGAGAAGCGTAGTCAAAGTCGTATTTTTTACCTAAGAAACTTTAATAATTGGATGAAAAGTGTTCTCATTG GAGAATTTTTGGAAAAGGTACGACAGAAGAAAAAACGTGATATCACTGTTTTGGACCTGGGATGTGGTAAAGGTGGAGATTTGctgaaatggaaaaaaggaagaattaacaAGCTAGTTTGTACTG ATATTGCCGATGTTTCTGTCAAACAGTGTCAGCAGCGGTATGAGGACATGAAAAATCGTCGTGATAGTGAATATATTTTCAGTGCAGAATTTATAACTGCTGACAGCTCAAAG gaACTTCTGATTGACAAATTTCGTGACCCACAAATGTGTTTTGACATCTGCAGTTGTCAGTTTGTCTGTCATTACTCATTTGAGTCTTATGAGCAGGCTGACATGATGCTGAGAAATGCGTGTGAGAGACTTAGCCCTGGGGGCTATTTTATTGGTACTACTCCCAATAGCTTTGAATTGAT AAGACGCCTTGAAGCTTCAGAAACAGAatcatttggaaatgaaataTATACTGTGAAATTTCAGAAGAAAGGAGATTATCCTTTATTTGGCTGCAAATATGACTTCAACTTGGAAGGTGTTGTGGATGTTCCTGAATTCTTGGTCTATTTTCCATTGCTAAATGA AATGGCAAAGAAGTACAATATGAAACTGGTCTACAAAAAAACATTTCTCGAATTCTACGAAGAAAAGATTaagaacaatgaaaataaaatgctctTAAAACGAATGCAGGCCTTGGAG CCATATCCTGCAAATGAGAGTTCTAAACTTGTCTCTGAGAAGGTGGATGACTATGAACATGCAGCAAAGTACATGAAGAACAGTCAAGTAAGGTTACCTTTG
- the RNMT gene encoding mRNA cap guanine-N7 methyltransferase isoform X2: protein MANSTKAEEYEKMSLEQAKVSVNSETESSFNINENTTASGTGLSEKTSVCRQVDTARKRKEFEDDLVKESSSCGEDTPSKKRKLDPEIVPEEKDCGDAEGNSKKRKRETEDVPKDKSSTGDGTQNKRKIALEDVPEKQKNLEEGHSSTVAAHYNELQEVGLEKRSQSRIFYLRNFNNWMKSVLIGEFLEKVRQKKKRDITVLDLGCGKGGDLLKWKKGRINKLVCTDIADVSVKQCQQRYEDMKNRRDSEYIFSAEFITADSSKELLIDKFRDPQMCFDICSCQFVCHYSFESYEQADMMLRNACERLSPGGYFIGTTPNSFELIRRLEASETESFGNEIYTVKFQKKGDYPLFGCKYDFNLEGVVDVPEFLVYFPLLNEMAKKYNMKLVYKKTFLEFYEEKIKNNENKMLLKRMQALEPYPANESSKLVSEKVDDYEHAAKYMKNSQVRLPLGTLSKSEWEATSIYLVFAFEKQQ from the exons ATGgcaaattctacaaaagcagAAGAATATGAAAAGATGTCTCTTGAACAGGCAAAAGTGTCAGTGAATTCTGAAACAGAGTCTTCATTCAATATTAATGAAAACACAACAGCTTCTGGGACTGGGCTTTCTGAAAAGACTTCTGTCTGTAGGCAAGTAGAcacagcaagaaagagaaaagagtttGAAGATGATCTTGTAAAGGAAAGTTCTAGTTGTGGGGAAGACACTCCATCCAAGAAGAGAAAACTTGATCCTGAAATTGTCCCAGAGGAAAAAGATTGTGGTGATGCTGAAGGcaattcaaagaaaagaaaaagagaaactgaggATGTTCCAAAAGATAAATCTTCTACTGGAGATGGCactcaaaataagagaaaaatagcaCTTGAGGATGTTCCTGAAAAGCAGAAA aatctGGAAGAAGGACACAGCTCGACAGTGGCTGCCCATTACAATGAACTTCAGGAAGTTGGTTTGGAGAAGCGTAGTCAAAGTCGTATTTTTTACCTAAGAAACTTTAATAATTGGATGAAAAGTGTTCTCATTG GAGAATTTTTGGAAAAGGTACGACAGAAGAAAAAACGTGATATCACTGTTTTGGACCTGGGATGTGGTAAAGGTGGAGATTTGctgaaatggaaaaaaggaagaattaacaAGCTAGTTTGTACTG ATATTGCCGATGTTTCTGTCAAACAGTGTCAGCAGCGGTATGAGGACATGAAAAATCGTCGTGATAGTGAATATATTTTCAGTGCAGAATTTATAACTGCTGACAGCTCAAAG gaACTTCTGATTGACAAATTTCGTGACCCACAAATGTGTTTTGACATCTGCAGTTGTCAGTTTGTCTGTCATTACTCATTTGAGTCTTATGAGCAGGCTGACATGATGCTGAGAAATGCGTGTGAGAGACTTAGCCCTGGGGGCTATTTTATTGGTACTACTCCCAATAGCTTTGAATTGAT AAGACGCCTTGAAGCTTCAGAAACAGAatcatttggaaatgaaataTATACTGTGAAATTTCAGAAGAAAGGAGATTATCCTTTATTTGGCTGCAAATATGACTTCAACTTGGAAGGTGTTGTGGATGTTCCTGAATTCTTGGTCTATTTTCCATTGCTAAATGA AATGGCAAAGAAGTACAATATGAAACTGGTCTACAAAAAAACATTTCTCGAATTCTACGAAGAAAAGATTaagaacaatgaaaataaaatgctctTAAAACGAATGCAGGCCTTGGAG CCATATCCTGCAAATGAGAGTTCTAAACTTGTCTCTGAGAAGGTGGATGACTATGAACATGCAGCAAAGTACATGAAGAACAGTCAAGTAAGGTTACCTTTG
- the RNMT gene encoding mRNA cap guanine-N7 methyltransferase isoform X3, whose amino-acid sequence MANSTKAEEYEKMSLEQAKVSVNSETESSFNINENTTASGTGLSEKTSVCRQVDTARKRKEFEDDLVKESSSCGEDTPSKKRKLDPEIVPEEKDCGDAEGNSKKRKRETEDVPKDKSSTGDGTQNKRKIALEDVPEKQKNLEEGHSSTVAAHYNELQEVGLEKRSQSRIFYLRNFNNWMKSVLIGEFLEKVRQKKKRDITVLDLGCGKGGDLLKWKKGRINKLVCTDIADVSVKQCQQRYEDMKNRRDSEYIFSAEFITADSSKELLIDKFRDPQMCFDICSCQFVCHYSFESYEQADMMLRNACERLSPGGYFIGTTPNSFELIRRLEASETESFGNEIYTVKFQKKGDYPLFGCKYDFNLEGVVDVPEFLVYFPLLNEMAKKYNMKLVYKKTFLEFYEEKIKNNENKMLLKRMQALEDLALLPRLECSDVITAH is encoded by the exons ATGgcaaattctacaaaagcagAAGAATATGAAAAGATGTCTCTTGAACAGGCAAAAGTGTCAGTGAATTCTGAAACAGAGTCTTCATTCAATATTAATGAAAACACAACAGCTTCTGGGACTGGGCTTTCTGAAAAGACTTCTGTCTGTAGGCAAGTAGAcacagcaagaaagagaaaagagtttGAAGATGATCTTGTAAAGGAAAGTTCTAGTTGTGGGGAAGACACTCCATCCAAGAAGAGAAAACTTGATCCTGAAATTGTCCCAGAGGAAAAAGATTGTGGTGATGCTGAAGGcaattcaaagaaaagaaaaagagaaactgaggATGTTCCAAAAGATAAATCTTCTACTGGAGATGGCactcaaaataagagaaaaatagcaCTTGAGGATGTTCCTGAAAAGCAGAAA aatctGGAAGAAGGACACAGCTCGACAGTGGCTGCCCATTACAATGAACTTCAGGAAGTTGGTTTGGAGAAGCGTAGTCAAAGTCGTATTTTTTACCTAAGAAACTTTAATAATTGGATGAAAAGTGTTCTCATTG GAGAATTTTTGGAAAAGGTACGACAGAAGAAAAAACGTGATATCACTGTTTTGGACCTGGGATGTGGTAAAGGTGGAGATTTGctgaaatggaaaaaaggaagaattaacaAGCTAGTTTGTACTG ATATTGCCGATGTTTCTGTCAAACAGTGTCAGCAGCGGTATGAGGACATGAAAAATCGTCGTGATAGTGAATATATTTTCAGTGCAGAATTTATAACTGCTGACAGCTCAAAG gaACTTCTGATTGACAAATTTCGTGACCCACAAATGTGTTTTGACATCTGCAGTTGTCAGTTTGTCTGTCATTACTCATTTGAGTCTTATGAGCAGGCTGACATGATGCTGAGAAATGCGTGTGAGAGACTTAGCCCTGGGGGCTATTTTATTGGTACTACTCCCAATAGCTTTGAATTGAT AAGACGCCTTGAAGCTTCAGAAACAGAatcatttggaaatgaaataTATACTGTGAAATTTCAGAAGAAAGGAGATTATCCTTTATTTGGCTGCAAATATGACTTCAACTTGGAAGGTGTTGTGGATGTTCCTGAATTCTTGGTCTATTTTCCATTGCTAAATGA AATGGCAAAGAAGTACAATATGAAACTGGTCTACAAAAAAACATTTCTCGAATTCTACGAAGAAAAGATTaagaacaatgaaaataaaatgctctTAAAACGAATGCAGGCCTTGGAG gatctcgctctgttgcccaggctggagtgcagtgatgtgatcacagctcactga